One window from the genome of Thalassospira xiamenensis M-5 = DSM 17429 encodes:
- a CDS encoding diacylglycerol/lipid kinase family protein, giving the protein MTHSGVTVIFNPRAGGNKQRFLSSILQKAGVKVELLQTTHPGHARELARKVRAHQRLFVAGGDGSLNEALNGLLDAQIEGHEVPPLGIIPLGTANVLAVEVGLEIRAQAIADYINNPAQVWVRPGLVNGRAFFLMVGMGADADTVANVSLKLKRLIGKGAYVIEGLRNIIFPHHRDFEVNIGREQYRVAGVVATHAKHYGGAFVISPDAKLTDNSLDVVLMPGSGFMALARYGIALTLNRLHAQTDVSVVQTERLTITSHCGPAPLQIDGESAGKLPCEISLSPYPVRVMVPQAYADQCNGRQNENRDAQNAPLLQITSR; this is encoded by the coding sequence ATGACCCATTCCGGGGTGACTGTTATCTTCAATCCGCGCGCTGGCGGGAATAAACAACGTTTCCTTTCAAGCATTTTGCAAAAAGCCGGTGTAAAGGTTGAATTGTTACAGACAACCCATCCCGGTCATGCCCGCGAACTGGCGCGCAAGGTGCGTGCCCATCAACGGCTGTTTGTTGCCGGTGGCGATGGATCACTGAACGAGGCCCTCAACGGCCTGCTTGATGCCCAGATCGAAGGCCACGAAGTCCCGCCGCTTGGCATCATTCCGCTGGGAACGGCCAATGTTCTGGCGGTCGAGGTCGGGCTTGAAATCCGCGCACAGGCGATTGCCGATTATATCAACAATCCGGCCCAGGTTTGGGTGCGGCCCGGTCTGGTCAATGGCCGGGCATTCTTTTTGATGGTCGGCATGGGGGCGGATGCCGATACGGTCGCAAATGTGTCGCTAAAACTTAAAAGACTGATCGGCAAGGGTGCCTATGTGATCGAAGGTTTGCGCAATATTATCTTTCCGCATCACCGCGATTTCGAAGTTAATATCGGGCGCGAACAATATCGCGTTGCCGGTGTGGTTGCGACCCATGCCAAACATTATGGCGGGGCGTTTGTTATTTCCCCCGATGCCAAACTGACCGATAACAGCCTTGATGTCGTGCTGATGCCCGGCAGCGGCTTTATGGCGCTGGCACGCTACGGGATTGCTTTGACCCTGAACCGTTTGCATGCGCAAACCGACGTGTCGGTCGTGCAGACCGAACGTCTGACCATCACCAGTCATTGCGGCCCCGCACCCTTGCAGATTGACGGCGAAAGTGCCGGTAAACTGCCGTGTGAAATCAGCCTGTCACCTTATCCGGTGCGGGTTATGGTGCCTCAAGCCTATGCCGACCAATGCAATGGCCGCCAAAATGAAAACAGGGATGCGCAAAACGCACCCCTGTTACAAATCACATCCAGATAA
- a CDS encoding type II toxin-antitoxin system CcdA family antitoxin: MGAVTNKHTRKATNVSLDSELLETAKQLGINISRSAEAGLRDAVLKRQAEIWKKENSAAIQASNDYVETHGIPLASHRKF, from the coding sequence ATGGGCGCTGTTACGAACAAACATACCCGCAAGGCAACCAATGTCAGTCTTGATTCCGAACTTCTGGAAACGGCAAAGCAGCTTGGAATCAATATTTCACGCAGTGCCGAGGCCGGACTGAGAGACGCCGTCTTAAAACGACAGGCCGAAATCTGGAAAAAGGAAAACAGTGCGGCGATACAGGCCAGCAATGACTATGTTGAAACGCACGGTATTCCACTGGCATCGCATCGAAAATTCTGA
- a CDS encoding UDP-2,3-diacylglucosamine diphosphatase — MTAMTLQPHYRTVWISDVHLGTRGCQADLLLDFLNEVTADTYYLVGDIIDGWRLKKSWYWPESHHAVITTIMDKAKNGAKVIFVPGNHDEFAREFVDMTFGHVEVKMNDIHETADGRKLLIIHGDEFDGVVKYAKWLAYLGDTAYNLAIVLNRYYNGIRRRLGYGYWSLSAYLKNRVKNAVQFVCNFENAVAHEAAKRKVDGVVCGHIHHAEKRMIGDVLYCNDGDWVESCTALVEDKTGKLELLYWADMRQMAMTHSQPGRDAASAPSLGLGKLMSLFRIAGESTRTASRSSKKNSGTPIGKTA; from the coding sequence ATGACAGCGATGACGCTGCAACCGCATTACCGCACGGTCTGGATTTCAGACGTCCATCTCGGAACACGTGGATGTCAGGCAGATCTTCTTTTGGATTTCCTCAATGAAGTAACGGCAGATACCTATTATCTGGTTGGCGATATCATTGACGGCTGGCGGCTTAAGAAAAGCTGGTACTGGCCCGAAAGCCACCATGCCGTGATCACCACAATCATGGACAAGGCCAAAAATGGTGCGAAGGTCATCTTTGTGCCCGGCAACCATGATGAATTCGCCCGCGAGTTTGTCGACATGACCTTCGGGCATGTCGAAGTCAAGATGAACGACATTCACGAGACGGCGGATGGCAGAAAGCTTCTGATCATTCATGGCGACGAGTTTGATGGTGTCGTCAAATATGCCAAGTGGCTCGCCTATCTTGGGGATACGGCCTACAACCTCGCGATTGTCCTGAACCGTTACTACAACGGCATTCGCCGCCGATTGGGTTACGGATACTGGTCGCTGTCGGCCTATCTTAAAAACCGGGTCAAGAACGCGGTCCAGTTCGTCTGCAATTTCGAAAATGCCGTCGCGCACGAAGCCGCCAAACGCAAGGTGGATGGCGTGGTTTGCGGCCATATCCATCACGCCGAAAAGCGGATGATTGGCGATGTGCTGTATTGCAATGACGGCGACTGGGTCGAAAGCTGCACCGCGCTTGTCGAAGACAAGACCGGAAAACTTGAACTGCTTTACTGGGCGGATATGCGCCAGATGGCGATGACACATTCCCAACCCGGCCGCGATGCTGCCAGTGCGCCGTCCCTTGGACTTGGCAAGCTGATGTCGCTGTTCCGGATTGCCGGGGAAAGTACCCGCACCGCGTCCCGCAGTTCCAAAAAGAACAGCGGCACGCCGATTGGAAAGACCGCATGA
- a CDS encoding lysophospholipid acyltransferase family protein → MQLHKRIIKSDQARSTLCWLAAAYIRFVRLTGRWHTEGGDHPAHFLTEGKPFIVAFWHQRLLMMPYTWRSVAGDRPFNMLISSHRDGEIISRTIGHFGIATIAGSTGQGKGGAAALRRILKALKSGEVVGMTPDGPRGPRMRISDGIVQAAKLAGVPIFPLTYSASNRRVFGSWDRFVLPLPFSKGVFSWGDPIHIGRDLDDAGLEEKRLELEAALTRLTQQSDRKLGLDVIEPAGPDELPKQKRSAMAAAEQESAK, encoded by the coding sequence GTGCAGTTGCATAAGCGGATCATAAAAAGCGATCAGGCGCGTAGCACTTTGTGCTGGCTTGCGGCAGCCTATATCCGGTTCGTCCGGCTCACCGGTCGCTGGCACACGGAAGGCGGGGATCATCCTGCCCATTTCCTGACGGAAGGCAAACCCTTTATCGTGGCTTTCTGGCATCAGCGTTTGCTGATGATGCCCTATACATGGCGTTCGGTTGCCGGTGACCGCCCGTTTAACATGCTGATTTCATCGCATCGCGATGGTGAAATCATTTCCCGCACCATTGGTCATTTCGGGATTGCCACGATTGCAGGGTCAACCGGGCAGGGCAAAGGCGGTGCGGCAGCGTTGCGGCGCATTCTGAAGGCGCTGAAATCCGGTGAAGTCGTCGGCATGACCCCGGATGGACCGCGTGGACCGCGCATGCGGATTTCGGATGGCATTGTGCAGGCGGCAAAGCTTGCAGGCGTTCCGATTTTCCCGCTGACCTATTCGGCATCAAACCGGCGCGTCTTTGGCAGTTGGGACCGGTTCGTGCTGCCGCTTCCGTTTTCAAAAGGCGTTTTTAGCTGGGGCGATCCGATCCATATCGGACGGGATCTGGATGATGCCGGGCTGGAGGAAAAGCGGCTGGAGCTGGAAGCAGCCTTGACCAGGCTGACACAGCAAAGCGACCGCAAGCTTGGCCTTGACGTGATTGAGCCCGCCGGACCGGATGAACTTCCCAAACAGAAGCGTTCGGCCATGGCAGCGGCAGAGCAGGAAAGCGCCAAATGA
- a CDS encoding DUF4170 domain-containing protein, whose translation MAKYWVIGGTYQDTGFDKPIGEETKVGPFGSFEDAEKEWSKMAWQSVDDANSRYRIERLEEYWVVGGEYETTDFEKPVGGEEERHGPFATFKDAEKAWSKLAWQHVDNCNCRYRVVEG comes from the coding sequence ATGGCCAAGTACTGGGTTATCGGGGGCACCTATCAGGATACCGGTTTTGACAAGCCGATCGGCGAAGAAACCAAAGTCGGTCCGTTTGGCAGCTTCGAAGACGCGGAAAAAGAATGGTCCAAAATGGCCTGGCAGTCGGTTGACGACGCCAATTCGCGTTACCGCATCGAACGCCTTGAAGAATACTGGGTTGTCGGTGGCGAATACGAAACCACCGATTTCGAAAAGCCGGTCGGCGGCGAAGAAGAACGCCACGGCCCGTTTGCGACCTTCAAGGATGCCGAAAAGGCATGGTCGAAACTGGCATGGCAGCACGTTGATAACTGCAATTGCCGTTATCGCGTCGTTGAAGGCTGA
- a CDS encoding glycosyltransferase family 4 protein, whose amino-acid sequence MRILIVSDAWYPQVNGVVRTLETVRNELGEMGHDVHIISPDQFRTIPCPTYPEIRLALFAKRKLARMIDALQPVAIHIATEGPLGQAARAYCLKRELPFSSAYHTRFPEYLHARTRLPLSISYRGMRRFHNKSQSVMVATESLREELADRGFNKLNIWSRGVDLNLFKPRPDASFGDFPKPHWLFVGRVAVEKNIGHFLDLDLPGTKFVVGDGPQLTELKSKYPNAQFLGKKIGEELAIAFASADVFVFPSKTDTFGLVILEALASGTPVAVFPVQGPADIVRGTKAGAIDADLREAAMAALELDGKDARALAEQYSWRNSASQFLHNLAPFSGGFDGAAAKRLTVEDITEVKASVEPAIAMPVEQPAQ is encoded by the coding sequence ATGAGAATATTGATCGTATCCGATGCCTGGTACCCCCAGGTAAATGGAGTAGTGCGCACCCTTGAAACCGTGCGCAACGAACTGGGCGAGATGGGGCACGATGTCCATATCATCTCGCCCGATCAATTCCGGACGATCCCCTGCCCTACCTATCCGGAAATCAGACTGGCTCTGTTTGCCAAACGCAAGCTTGCCCGGATGATTGATGCCCTGCAGCCGGTTGCCATCCATATCGCAACCGAAGGCCCGCTGGGTCAGGCGGCACGCGCTTATTGCCTGAAACGCGAACTGCCGTTTTCATCGGCCTATCACACCCGGTTCCCGGAATATCTGCATGCGCGGACGCGCCTGCCGCTTTCGATTTCCTATCGCGGGATGCGGCGGTTCCATAACAAATCACAATCGGTCATGGTGGCCACGGAATCGCTTCGCGAAGAACTGGCGGATCGCGGCTTTAACAAGCTGAATATCTGGTCACGCGGTGTTGACCTTAACCTGTTCAAACCACGACCGGATGCAAGTTTCGGGGATTTCCCCAAACCGCACTGGCTGTTTGTTGGCCGGGTGGCGGTTGAAAAGAATATCGGACATTTCCTTGATCTTGACCTGCCGGGGACAAAGTTTGTTGTCGGTGACGGGCCGCAACTGACGGAACTGAAATCGAAATATCCGAATGCGCAGTTCCTTGGCAAAAAAATCGGCGAGGAATTGGCAATTGCCTTTGCGTCAGCCGATGTTTTTGTCTTCCCGAGCAAAACCGATACCTTCGGCCTTGTTATTCTTGAGGCCCTGGCATCGGGAACCCCGGTTGCGGTATTCCCGGTTCAGGGACCGGCCGATATCGTGCGCGGAACAAAAGCAGGCGCCATTGACGCCGACCTTCGCGAAGCCGCCATGGCAGCCCTTGAGCTTGACGGTAAAGACGCCCGTGCATTGGCGGAACAATATAGCTGGCGCAATTCAGCCAGTCAGTTCCTGCACAATCTGGCACCGTTTTCGGGCGGGTTTGACGGGGCTGCGGCAAAACGTCTGACGGTTGAAGACATCACCGAGGTGAAAGCATCGGTGGAACCGGCAATCGCCATGCCCGTGGAACAACCGGCGCAGTAA
- a CDS encoding class I SAM-dependent methyltransferase, which produces MTDNVFADALVPEVDDPRFADLIDTFTVPARVPLAPEIEMYLATHITPLWQATEDILGVLDIPPPYWAFAWPGGQAITRYILDHSELVRGKKVLDFACGGGMQAIACVMAGADSILANDIDPVAITATRLNAERNGVRFETTTENFVGTQSATRRWDVIFAGDVCYQQDMANAVLQWLMGEARLGTRVILADPGRTYAPTHNIDELETYDVPVDVAVEDVDTKFTRIWQLLPDRDK; this is translated from the coding sequence ATGACCGATAATGTTTTCGCCGATGCCTTGGTCCCCGAAGTCGACGATCCGCGGTTTGCCGATCTGATCGACACCTTTACCGTACCGGCACGGGTGCCATTAGCGCCCGAAATCGAAATGTATCTGGCCACCCATATCACGCCACTTTGGCAGGCGACCGAGGATATCCTTGGCGTGCTGGATATCCCGCCACCCTATTGGGCGTTTGCGTGGCCGGGCGGACAGGCGATTACGCGATATATCCTTGATCATTCGGAATTGGTGCGCGGCAAAAAGGTTCTGGATTTTGCGTGCGGCGGCGGCATGCAGGCGATTGCGTGTGTCATGGCCGGTGCGGACAGCATTCTGGCAAACGACATTGATCCGGTGGCGATTACGGCAACCCGCCTGAACGCCGAACGCAATGGTGTTAGGTTTGAAACAACCACCGAAAACTTTGTCGGCACGCAATCGGCAACCCGTCGCTGGGATGTGATTTTTGCCGGTGATGTCTGCTATCAGCAGGATATGGCCAATGCGGTATTGCAATGGCTGATGGGCGAGGCACGGCTTGGCACCCGGGTCATTCTTGCCGATCCGGGCCGGACATATGCCCCGACGCATAATATCGACGAACTTGAAACCTATGACGTGCCAGTCGATGTCGCGGTCGAGGATGTCGACACCAAATTCACCCGTATCTGGCAGCTTTTGCCAGATCGCGATAAATAG
- a CDS encoding ABC transporter ATP-binding protein, with amino-acid sequence MIKRIVKDAVAPYFGKIVLALVCMALMAAATGGYAYLMDPVINEVFVKKNPAMLVPVGVAVLAAFALKGFANYGQSVLMSYVGGRILADIQNKLYEHVIRLDIGFFHSTNTGKLITRFTSDITAMRAAVSVSLTGFGKDFLTAIVLIGVMFYQDWQLAIIAFTVFPAAILPIARLGRRMRKVSANTQQQIGEFATLLEQTFQGVRHVKAYGMEPYECSRMEKLVETVFDLSFKAQKVSARSSPIMETLGGAAITTIIIYGGSRVIDGASDPGSFFSFITALLLAYEPVKRLANININLQAGLAASQRVFTVLDIEPEIRDADDAKTLEVKGGAIQFKDVAFSYNDETTALHDISLDIEAGQTIALVGPSGAGKSTILNLIPRFYDINAGAITIDGQDIRDVTLESLRSATALVSQEITLFDDTVRSNIAYGRFGATDAEIEEAARHAAAHDFILQLENGYDTIVGEHGVKLSGGQRQRIAIARAMLKNAPILLLDEATSALDTESERHIQGALTELMKGRTTLVIAHRLSTIIDADKICVIQNGRVTEQGRHEELLALGGAYANLYNLQFSEETENQA; translated from the coding sequence ATGATCAAACGCATCGTTAAGGATGCGGTTGCCCCCTATTTCGGCAAGATTGTTCTGGCTTTGGTTTGCATGGCGCTTATGGCGGCGGCAACCGGCGGCTATGCCTATCTGATGGACCCGGTGATTAACGAGGTCTTCGTCAAAAAGAACCCGGCGATGCTGGTCCCTGTCGGGGTTGCCGTCCTTGCAGCCTTCGCGCTGAAAGGCTTTGCCAATTATGGGCAATCGGTTCTGATGAGCTATGTCGGCGGTCGTATTCTTGCCGATATTCAGAACAAGCTTTACGAGCATGTCATCCGGCTTGATATCGGATTTTTCCACAGCACCAACACCGGCAAACTGATCACGCGCTTTACCAGTGATATCACCGCAATGCGTGCGGCCGTTTCCGTATCGCTGACCGGTTTTGGCAAGGACTTTTTGACCGCCATCGTTCTGATTGGCGTCATGTTCTATCAGGATTGGCAGCTTGCCATCATTGCGTTCACGGTGTTTCCCGCCGCCATCCTGCCGATTGCACGGCTGGGTCGGCGGATGCGCAAGGTTTCAGCCAATACGCAACAGCAGATCGGTGAATTCGCAACCCTTCTGGAACAGACTTTTCAGGGTGTCCGTCATGTCAAAGCCTATGGCATGGAACCCTATGAATGTTCACGAATGGAAAAGCTTGTCGAAACCGTTTTCGATCTGAGCTTCAAGGCCCAGAAAGTCAGCGCGCGTTCGTCCCCCATCATGGAAACACTCGGCGGGGCCGCAATCACGACGATCATCATCTATGGCGGCAGCCGCGTCATTGACGGGGCAAGCGACCCGGGCAGTTTCTTTTCGTTCATTACGGCCCTGCTGCTGGCATATGAACCGGTCAAGCGCCTTGCAAATATCAATATCAACCTGCAGGCCGGTCTTGCAGCATCCCAGCGCGTGTTTACCGTTCTTGATATCGAACCGGAAATTCGCGATGCCGATGATGCCAAAACGCTTGAGGTCAAGGGCGGCGCCATCCAGTTCAAGGATGTCGCGTTTTCCTATAATGATGAAACGACCGCATTACACGATATCAGCCTTGATATCGAAGCCGGTCAGACGATCGCACTTGTCGGGCCCTCGGGTGCCGGTAAATCGACGATCCTGAACCTGATCCCGCGGTTTTACGACATCAATGCAGGTGCGATCACCATTGACGGCCAAGATATTCGCGATGTGACACTGGAAAGCCTGCGTTCGGCAACCGCACTGGTCAGTCAGGAAATCACGCTGTTCGATGATACGGTCCGATCCAACATCGCCTATGGCCGGTTTGGTGCGACCGACGCCGAAATCGAAGAAGCCGCCCGCCACGCGGCAGCGCATGATTTCATCCTGCAGCTTGAAAACGGTTATGACACCATTGTCGGAGAACATGGTGTGAAGCTTTCGGGCGGGCAGCGCCAGCGTATTGCGATTGCGCGGGCAATGTTGAAAAATGCCCCGATCCTGCTTCTGGACGAGGCGACGTCGGCCCTTGATACGGAATCGGAACGCCATATTCAGGGTGCCCTGACCGAGTTGATGAAGGGGCGCACAACGCTTGTTATTGCGCATCGCCTGTCGACAATTATTGATGCCGACAAAATTTGCGTTATTCAGAACGGACGCGTCACGGAACAGGGACGTCATGAAGAATTGCTTGCACTGGGAGGGGCTTACGCCAATCTCTATAATCTGCAATTCTCGGAAGAAACCGAAAATCAGGCCTAA
- a CDS encoding UbiD family decarboxylase yields MPYQSLRDFIDALEKTDRLVRVSEPVSPYLEMTEIQTRLLAEGGPAVLFENVIGEDGQKYDIPVLVNLFGTVDRVAAGMNRKPEELREVGETLAFLKQPEPPGSLREAFSMLPLAKTVMAMKPKTVSKAPCQEIVLQGDDIDLSKLPIQSCWPGEPAPLITWPLVVTQGPTANEKGGDKRDVFNLGIYRMQVLGKNKAIMRWLKHRGGAQHHARWKKEKRDPLPAAIVLGADPGTILAAVTPVPDTLSEYQFAGLLRGEKVELVECKTVPLKVPATAEIILEGYVSLDEYAPEGPYGDHTGYYNSVEEFPVFNITAITMRKKPIYLSTFTGRPPDEPSVLGEALNDVFVPLLQQQFPEIVDFWLPPEGCSYRIAVVSMKKAYPGHAKRVMMGVWSFLRQFMYTKFVIVVDDDIDVRDWKDVMWAISTRMDPVRDITTVTETPIDYLDFASPESGLGGKLGLDATNKLPPETHREWGEKIFMEDEIIDRVDAKWDRYGLPGSGKKIWRD; encoded by the coding sequence ATGCCCTATCAATCCCTTCGCGATTTCATCGACGCGCTTGAAAAGACAGACCGTCTGGTCCGGGTGAGCGAACCGGTCTCGCCCTATCTTGAGATGACGGAAATCCAGACGCGCCTTCTGGCCGAAGGTGGCCCGGCGGTCCTGTTTGAAAATGTCATTGGCGAAGATGGCCAGAAATATGACATCCCGGTTCTTGTGAACCTTTTTGGCACCGTGGACCGCGTGGCGGCCGGCATGAACCGCAAGCCCGAAGAATTGCGCGAAGTCGGTGAAACGCTGGCGTTTCTCAAACAGCCCGAACCACCGGGAAGCCTCAGGGAAGCATTTTCAATGCTGCCGCTGGCCAAGACCGTGATGGCGATGAAGCCCAAAACGGTTTCCAAGGCCCCCTGTCAGGAAATCGTTCTTCAGGGCGATGACATCGACCTTTCGAAACTGCCGATCCAGTCCTGCTGGCCGGGGGAGCCGGCCCCGCTGATCACGTGGCCGCTGGTGGTGACGCAGGGCCCCACCGCCAATGAAAAAGGCGGCGACAAGCGCGATGTGTTCAATCTTGGCATCTATCGCATGCAGGTTCTGGGAAAGAACAAGGCGATCATGCGCTGGCTGAAACATCGTGGCGGGGCGCAGCATCATGCGCGCTGGAAAAAGGAAAAGCGCGATCCGTTGCCCGCCGCAATCGTGCTGGGTGCCGATCCGGGTACGATCCTTGCCGCCGTGACCCCGGTTCCCGATACGCTTTCGGAATATCAGTTTGCCGGATTGCTGCGCGGTGAGAAAGTCGAGCTGGTGGAGTGCAAAACCGTTCCGCTGAAAGTCCCGGCGACCGCCGAGATCATTCTGGAAGGTTATGTGTCGCTGGATGAATACGCGCCCGAAGGGCCGTATGGCGACCATACCGGTTATTATAATTCGGTCGAGGAATTCCCGGTCTTTAACATCACCGCCATCACCATGCGCAAAAAGCCGATCTATCTGTCGACCTTTACCGGTCGCCCGCCAGATGAGCCGTCGGTGCTTGGCGAAGCATTGAACGATGTTTTCGTGCCGCTATTGCAGCAGCAATTCCCGGAAATCGTTGATTTCTGGCTACCGCCCGAAGGCTGTTCGTATCGCATCGCGGTCGTGTCGATGAAAAAAGCCTATCCGGGGCATGCCAAGCGCGTGATGATGGGGGTGTGGTCGTTCCTGCGGCAATTCATGTATACGAAATTCGTCATTGTGGTGGATGACGATATTGATGTGCGCGACTGGAAAGACGTGATGTGGGCGATTTCGACCCGCATGGACCCGGTGCGCGACATCACCACCGTGACCGAAACACCGATCGACTATCTTGATTTCGCATCGCCCGAAAGCGGCCTTGGCGGCAAGCTTGGCCTTGACGCCACCAACAAGCTGCCCCCCGAAACCCATCGGGAATGGGGCGAAAAGATTTTCATGGAAGACGAGATTATCGACCGGGTTGATGCCAAATGGGATCGATACGGATTGCCGGGATCGGGCAAGAAAATCTGGCGGGATTAA
- a CDS encoding TldD/PmbA family protein, which yields MPKTDMTLDRITDLLARAKKAGADDADAVYVEGTSLSVSQRLGKMEKLERSEGADLGLRVLIGKQQAVVSSSDTSESALNELVERAVAMAKNAPEDPFCGIADPSELAETFDVEALELCEPGEVSQEKLMAWATTCEEAARSVEGITNSEGADAGWGTHQITLAATNGFANSYAGSGSHISVSVLAGTGTGMERDYDYDSAVFSTDLRDPVEIGLKAAEKTLKRLNPRKVKSTQVPVIYDPRVSASLVGHLAGAINGSGIARGTSFLLDAMGKEIFAPGINIIDNPHRKRGLRSKPFDAEGVANEKRHLIENGVLKTWIMDLRSARQLGLKSTGNASRGAGSLPGPSTTNLYMEPGTISPADMIKDIKQGLYITEMIGSSVNGVTGDYSRGASGFWIENGELAYPVSEITVAGNLKDMFKTAVPANDLTFKYGTNAPTIRIDGMTLAGQ from the coding sequence ATGCCCAAAACCGATATGACACTCGATCGCATCACCGACCTGCTGGCGCGCGCAAAAAAGGCGGGTGCCGACGATGCGGATGCCGTTTATGTCGAAGGCACGTCACTTTCGGTATCGCAGCGACTGGGCAAGATGGAAAAGCTTGAACGATCCGAGGGGGCCGATCTTGGCCTGCGTGTTCTGATCGGCAAGCAGCAGGCGGTTGTGTCGTCATCGGATACCAGCGAAAGCGCGTTGAACGAACTGGTCGAGCGCGCCGTCGCCATGGCGAAAAACGCCCCCGAAGACCCGTTCTGTGGCATTGCCGATCCCTCCGAACTGGCCGAAACATTTGATGTCGAGGCGCTTGAGCTTTGCGAGCCGGGCGAAGTCAGCCAGGAAAAACTGATGGCATGGGCGACCACCTGTGAAGAGGCTGCACGGTCGGTTGAAGGTATCACCAATTCCGAGGGCGCGGATGCCGGTTGGGGCACCCACCAGATCACGCTTGCCGCGACCAACGGCTTTGCCAATTCCTATGCCGGCAGCGGCAGCCACATTTCCGTATCGGTCCTTGCCGGAACCGGCACCGGCATGGAACGCGATTATGATTATGACAGTGCGGTGTTTTCGACCGATCTGCGCGATCCGGTCGAGATTGGCCTGAAGGCGGCGGAAAAGACCCTGAAACGGTTGAACCCGCGCAAGGTGAAAAGCACGCAGGTGCCGGTGATTTATGATCCGCGTGTTTCGGCATCCCTCGTCGGCCATCTGGCCGGTGCGATCAACGGATCGGGTATTGCGCGCGGCACCAGCTTCCTTCTGGATGCCATGGGCAAGGAAATCTTTGCGCCGGGGATCAACATTATTGATAACCCGCACCGCAAACGTGGCCTGCGGTCCAAACCGTTTGACGCCGAAGGCGTCGCCAACGAGAAACGCCATCTGATTGAAAATGGCGTTCTGAAAACCTGGATCATGGATTTGCGGTCCGCCCGCCAGCTTGGCCTGAAATCGACCGGCAACGCATCGCGCGGGGCCGGAAGCCTGCCGGGACCATCCACCACCAACCTTTACATGGAACCGGGCACCATTTCGCCCGCCGACATGATCAAGGATATCAAGCAGGGCCTTTATATCACCGAAATGATCGGCAGCAGTGTCAACGGCGTGACCGGCGATTATTCGCGCGGGGCATCGGGCTTCTGGATCGAGAATGGCGAGCTGGCCTATCCGGTTTCCGAAATCACGGTTGCCGGAAACCTGAAGGACATGTTCAAAACGGCCGTTCCGGCCAATGACCTGACCTTCAAATACGGCACGAATGCCCCGACGATCCGGATTGATGGCATGACGCTGGCCGGGCAATAA
- a CDS encoding CcdB family protein: MARYDIHKLANGYVVDVQADLLADMNTRVVVPLRPHSEIPKPIGRLNPVIMIGDTRWVLLPQFIATVTVAELGEVVGEFSEKFVLTDALDMVFQGI; this comes from the coding sequence ATGGCACGTTATGATATCCATAAGCTTGCCAACGGATATGTTGTGGATGTGCAGGCCGATCTTCTTGCCGATATGAACACGCGTGTGGTTGTGCCGCTTCGTCCGCATTCGGAAATACCAAAACCAATTGGGCGTTTGAACCCGGTCATTATGATTGGCGACACCCGATGGGTTTTGCTTCCACAGTTCATTGCGACAGTAACGGTCGCCGAACTCGGAGAGGTGGTCGGTGAGTTTTCTGAAAAATTCGTCCTCACCGACGCACTGGACATGGTGTTTCAGGGAATTTAA